The sequence below is a genomic window from Zhongshania aliphaticivorans.
ACGAGGTTGAAGAGGTTGGCTGAGTACATTTGGCTGGCGTCGCGGCAGACAAAGTTAGACCAGTTGCCGTCACCAATAATAGTTACGCCATCCACAACCACGGTTTTGCCAGCGACCGAACCTTCGACGTTGCCGCCGCTCTCGGCCGCCATGTCGACAATGACAGAGCCGGGTTTCATGCCCTTTATCATGTCGCTGGTTATCAGTACTGGTGGTTTACGGCCAAACAGTTGGGCAGTGGTGATAACGATATCGGATTCAGCAATTTGCTTTTTCTGGCCTTCAAGCTGAAGCTTCATTTGCTCGTCAGTTAAAGCAACCGCGTAGCCATCTTTGGTTTGACCCGTTTCGCCTAGGTCGATTTCAAGGAACTTGCCGCCGAGTGACCGCACTTGCTCAGCGACGACCGAGCGGGTGTCAAAAGCAACAACCTTCGAACCGAGGCGCTTTGCGGTTGCGATGGCCTGTAGACCTGCAACGCCAGCGCCAATGATAAATGTTGTTGACGGCTTAAGGGTGCCGGCAGGGGTCATCATCATTGGAAGGATGCGCGGTAGTTTAGTGGTCGCAAGTAATACCATCACGTAGCCCGCCAAGCTGGCCTGGGAGCTTAGTGCGTCCATTTTTTGCGAGCGCGTGCTACGTGGGATCATTTCCATGCTGATCGCGCTAACACCTTGGTCGCGGAATGCCTTAATTAGCGAATGTTCATTAAACGGATCTAAATAGCTGATATGGATGCAACCGGCTTTCATCTGGCCAATTTCATCTATACTAGGTTTGTTGATCCGCAGAATGATATCCGCTGAGGCGAGGATGGCCTGCCGATCACT
It includes:
- a CDS encoding NAD(P) transhydrogenase subunit alpha, translated to MLIGIPKELAADENRVAIIPTDAKKLVRAGATLQVEAGLGLGSGFSDQEYTDAGATVSSDRQAILASADIILRINKPSIDEIGQMKAGCIHISYLDPFNEHSLIKAFRDQGVSAISMEMIPRSTRSQKMDALSSQASLAGYVMVLLATTKLPRILPMMMTPAGTLKPSTTFIIGAGVAGLQAIATAKRLGSKVVAFDTRSVVAEQVRSLGGKFLEIDLGETGQTKDGYAVALTDEQMKLQLEGQKKQIAESDIVITTAQLFGRKPPVLITSDMIKGMKPGSVIVDMAAESGGNVEGSVAGKTVVVDGVTIIGDGNWSNFVCRDASQMYSANLFNLVDEGWNGDDKKMVIDMENDILQGCVITHGGEIVNETIKNLIN